A section of the Kribbella voronezhensis genome encodes:
- the prcA gene encoding proteasome subunit alpha has product MSVPFYVSPEQLMRDRADFARKGIAKGRSAIALQYADGILFVAENRSPALHKVAEIYDRMAFAAVGRYNEFENLRIAGVRLADMRGYSYDRRDVTGRALANAYAQTLGAIFSSGGEKPLEVEILVAEIGNSTADDQIYRLTYDGSIADVRGYAVMGGPAEQVADYIGEHYAEGISLAGALRLAVDALGHDGTEVRQLEPDQLEVAVLDRTRSQMRKFKRISEETLARILSESRPESSPTTDTGSHTEPAAESVNGGNYESADAAPDSSTDAADDAPVAPPVEDDTPVAPPEDPDTSNPL; this is encoded by the coding sequence ATGAGCGTTCCGTTCTACGTCTCTCCCGAACAGTTGATGCGGGACCGGGCGGACTTCGCCCGGAAGGGCATCGCCAAGGGCCGCAGCGCGATCGCACTGCAGTACGCCGACGGCATCCTGTTCGTGGCGGAGAACAGGTCACCCGCCCTGCACAAGGTGGCCGAGATCTACGACCGGATGGCGTTCGCCGCGGTCGGGCGGTACAACGAGTTCGAGAACCTGCGGATCGCCGGCGTCCGGCTGGCCGACATGCGCGGGTATTCCTACGACCGGCGCGACGTGACCGGCCGGGCGCTGGCCAACGCGTACGCGCAGACGCTCGGCGCGATCTTCTCCTCCGGCGGCGAGAAGCCGCTCGAGGTGGAGATCCTCGTTGCCGAGATCGGCAACAGCACCGCCGACGACCAGATCTACCGGCTCACCTACGACGGCTCGATCGCCGACGTCCGCGGCTACGCCGTGATGGGTGGCCCGGCCGAGCAGGTCGCCGACTACATCGGCGAGCACTACGCCGAGGGCATCTCGCTGGCCGGCGCGCTCCGCCTCGCGGTGGACGCGCTCGGCCACGACGGCACCGAGGTCCGGCAGCTCGAGCCGGACCAACTCGAGGTCGCGGTCCTGGACCGGACCAGGAGCCAGATGCGCAAGTTCAAGCGGATCTCGGAGGAGACGCTGGCCCGGATCCTGTCCGAGTCCCGGCCGGAGTCCTCGCCGACGACGGACACGGGCAGCCACACCGAGCCCGCGGCCGAGTCGGTCAACGGCGGCAACTACGAAAGCGCCGACGCCGCACCGGATTCGTCCACGGACGCCGCTGACGACGCCCCGGTCGCCCCGCCGGTCGAGGACGACACCCCGGTCGCCCCACCGGAGGACCCGGACACCAGCAACCCGCTGTGA
- a CDS encoding NUDIX hydrolase, with translation MLLEEKPGYDGFLTVKRRRYRLPDGREVDWDVFGPELDSGFSSGVTVLPLTPEGRIVTIRMFRAGPDQVVTNLPGGLVDPGEEPADGGRRELEEETGYTCESIEVVGWIWAASSSVFRKYVAIARGCRPDGQQHLDETEDCVPVELTVEEFRAELRTPGQMTGTDAAYVALDHAGLL, from the coding sequence GTGTTGCTGGAGGAGAAGCCGGGGTACGACGGGTTCCTCACCGTCAAGCGCCGGCGTTATCGCCTGCCGGACGGCCGGGAAGTGGACTGGGACGTGTTCGGTCCGGAGCTCGATTCCGGGTTCAGTTCGGGTGTGACCGTGCTGCCGCTGACGCCGGAGGGCCGGATCGTCACGATCCGGATGTTCCGCGCCGGCCCGGATCAGGTCGTCACCAACCTGCCCGGTGGTCTGGTGGATCCGGGCGAGGAGCCGGCGGACGGCGGTCGCCGCGAGCTGGAAGAGGAGACCGGCTACACCTGCGAGTCCATCGAGGTGGTCGGCTGGATCTGGGCAGCCTCCTCATCGGTCTTCCGCAAGTACGTCGCGATCGCCCGCGGCTGCCGTCCGGACGGCCAACAACACCTGGACGAGACCGAGGATTGCGTCCCCGTCGAGCTCACCGTCGAAGAGTTCCGCGCCGAACTCCGCACCCCCGGCCAGATGACCGGCACGGATGCCGCCTATGTCGCTCTGGACCACGCCGGCCTGCTCTGA
- a CDS encoding class I SAM-dependent methyltransferase: MTDDPFGDEQLVELYDLDNPSGIDHDFFRALADELEATKIIDFGCGTGLLTRTLAKPGRKVIGIDPSKTMLDYARRQPGADTVTWIDGDLTAVEQSGDADLVLSSGNTMMYVSGLPAALSALRGALKPGGVISFESRNPTTRAWEQWTREATYGERDTSAGRLREWIEVIDVDQGRVVFDAHNVFDDGRDAVFRNVLYFRTVEELTTALEEAGFGGIEVRGGWRGEAVTDASRLLVFRAAGS, from the coding sequence ATGACTGATGACCCGTTCGGCGACGAGCAACTGGTCGAGTTGTACGACCTCGACAACCCGTCCGGCATCGACCACGACTTCTTCCGCGCCCTCGCCGACGAACTCGAAGCGACGAAGATCATCGACTTCGGCTGCGGCACCGGCCTGCTGACCCGCACGCTTGCAAAGCCAGGTCGCAAAGTCATCGGCATCGACCCGAGCAAGACCATGCTCGACTACGCCCGCAGACAACCCGGCGCCGACACCGTCACCTGGATCGACGGTGACCTGACCGCGGTCGAGCAGTCCGGCGACGCCGATCTGGTGCTGAGCAGCGGCAACACGATGATGTACGTGAGCGGCCTCCCCGCCGCCCTGAGCGCCCTCCGTGGAGCCCTCAAACCAGGTGGCGTCATCAGCTTCGAGAGTCGCAACCCCACCACGCGCGCCTGGGAGCAGTGGACCCGCGAAGCGACGTACGGCGAACGTGACACGTCGGCCGGTCGTCTTCGCGAGTGGATCGAGGTCATCGACGTCGACCAGGGCCGGGTGGTATTCGACGCGCACAACGTCTTCGACGACGGCCGCGACGCCGTGTTCAGGAACGTGCTGTATTTCCGGACGGTCGAAGAGCTCACCACCGCCCTCGAAGAAGCGGGCTTCGGCGGGATCGAGGTACGCGGAGGCTGGCGTGGTGAGGCAGTGACGGACGCGTCTCGCTTGCTCGTGTTCCGGGCTGCCGGGAGCTGA